The region TCATTGTAGGTGCGCAACCTGCGTAGCACTCTTCAATGTAAAGTTTGGATACGTCCATACCATTGTTGTTCTCAGCGTTTGCGATCGCTGATTTTAATAATTTCTCTATTAAAGTTGAAGCATATCTTGGGTTGTATGCTAAAATACCAAGTGCTGTCTGTACATCCTTGCCTCTGACTGCATCAAGAACGAAACATGCCTTCTGAACGGAAACTCTAGCGTAAGATAACTTCGCGCTTGGTCTAGTGTCCTTATTCGCATTTCTTTCTCTCTTAATCTGGGATCTAT is a window of Lachnoclostridium phytofermentans ISDg DNA encoding:
- the rplV gene encoding 50S ribosomal protein L22, translating into MARGHRSQIKRERNANKDTRPSAKLSYARVSVQKACFVLDAVRGKDVQTALGILAYNPRYASTLIEKLLKSAIANAENNNGMDVSKLYIEECYAGCAPTMKRIKPRAQGRAYRILKRLSHITIVLNER